The following nucleotide sequence is from Ornithodoros turicata isolate Travis chromosome 2, ASM3712646v1, whole genome shotgun sequence.
TTAGCTCAAGGTCACAATCAACCGTTCCTTCGATTTGGAGTGGTTTGCCGTCGGGACCGTGTAGCTGTCTTTTGGGGGTTGTAAGCGTGATGCCTGGCTTACGGTGCTGGCAGAACGTTTCATAAGATATAACAGTTTCATCTGCTCCCGTGTCTATTTTGAAAAAGTGTGGCCTACCGTTTAGGAGCACTGATATATCCCATCTTGTGCTGCTATCTCCTCCAGCGATGCCTACGAAGCCAACGTCCTGCTGTGCTTCAATTGCGTGCACTGTTGAGGAGGATCTGCACACGAGTGCGAAATGTCCTTTCTTTTTGCACTTGTTGCAGATGGCAGTTTTCGCAGGACACTGCTGTCTCGGATGTGGATCCCTGCCGCACCAACGGCATGTCTTGCTTCTGGAGTTCTCTGAGCTCTCTGAAGCTTTTTGGTGGTGTTTCTTCGTGGTTGATCTGTTACCCCCTGGGTGTTTAATAATGCGATCGATGTTGCCGTCTTTTTCGGGACTCGGTCGAAGGTGAGCCTGCTGCTTTCGAACCGCTTCATGCTGTCGGGCCGTTACCAGCGCTTTGTGGAGGTTGAGTTCCGGATCCAGCTGCAGCTTCTCAGACGGCTTGCGATCGAGGAGTCCTACTACTAGACGGTCTCGGATCAGATCCTCTTTTAACTCGCCATAGTCGCAAGTTTCCGATAAGACGTGGAGAGCAGTTACAAAATTTTCCACGGATTCGGCTTCCCTTTGGGTTCGAGTGTTGAAAAGGGCTCGCTCGTAAATCACGTTTCGTCTACGTACGAAATACTCTTCGAATTTTTCCAGTACCTTTGTGATGTTGGTTGATTCCTCGGCTTTGAGCTTGAACGTTTGAAGGATGTCTTCGGCTTGTTGTCCCATCACATAGACGAGCGTGTCCACCAAGTTGGTCTCCTTCTGTCCTTGCAATCCGGAAGCCGACAGAAATCGAAGAAATCTTCGCTTCCATGCCGGCCACTCGTTGGGTTTGAAGGAGAAAGAGTCTGGAGGTGCTATCTTGTACGATGTCGTCGTCACGGGCGTTGCCATACTTCACGTTTAAGGGCTTGGAGTTTGCACAGTTGTAGAAATCCACGCTATACGAAGAGTAGACCCATggatcccacttctgacaccatgttgtGCGTTAGACTCCGTAGAGGAACAAAAACCCAAGTCGAGCTGCCGCTATAAGATAGCTGTTTATTGTACGAGTACCAAGTGCGGACTGACTCTAGACAAAGCCCGCCCGCCAGGAAAGATAAACAAGGGTGGGAATA
It contains:
- the LOC135384918 gene encoding uncharacterized protein K02A2.6-like, which translates into the protein MATPVTTTSYKIAPPDSFSFKPNEWPAWKRRFLRFLSASGLQGQKETNLVDTLVYVMGQQAEDILQTFKLKAEESTNITKVLEKFEEYFVRRRNVIYERALFNTRTQREAESVENFVTALHVLSETCDYGELKEDLIRDRLVVGLLDRKPSEKLQLDPELNLHKALVTARQHEAVRKQQAHLRPSPEKDGNIDRIIKHPGGNRSTTKKHHQKASESSENSRSKTCRWCGRDPHPRQQCPAKTAICNKCKKKGHFALVCRSSSTVHAIEAQQDVGFVGIAGGDSSTRWDISVLLNGRPHFFKIDTGADETVISYETFCQHRKPGITLTTPKRQLHGPDGKPLQIEGTVDCDLELNGKTAKQVIYVVKGLTKSLLGKPAIEKFCLFPQVNNVASTPRVGGTETVHLCNPRKDFPQLFKGLGNFKEEYTLALKQDAKPYAVVSPRRVPLPLFKKTREELERMRKLGVISPVDEATEWCAPMVVVPKPSGNIRICVDLSELNRHVHREWHPIPSVEQTLGQLSGAKIFSRLDANSGFWQIPLNENSRLLTTFITPFGRFCFNRLPFGISSAPEHFQKRMARILEGLEGVLCHMDDVLIYGGTEEEHSQRLRKVLQRLDDAQLTLNSENVRNWSPPWSRSCTVASS